One segment of Amycolatopsis alba DSM 44262 DNA contains the following:
- a CDS encoding response regulator codes for MGNERVRVVLVDDEHLVRMALRLIVDGEPDLVVVGEAADGEAAITVVGEQRPDVVLMDVRMPGRDGLSATEEILRSPEPPRVLVLTTFDSDEMVLGALRVGALGFLLKDTPPPRILAAIRTVATGEPALSPAATARLITAATGPRSSDARRASRETAAGLLATLTDRERETANAIAEGLSNTDVARRLDITVATVKAHTSSLLSKLGAENRVQIALLVRDAEA; via the coding sequence ATGGGAAACGAGCGGGTCCGCGTCGTGCTCGTCGACGACGAGCATCTGGTGCGGATGGCGTTGCGGCTCATCGTCGACGGCGAACCCGACCTCGTCGTGGTCGGCGAGGCCGCGGACGGCGAGGCCGCGATCACCGTGGTGGGGGAGCAGCGGCCCGACGTCGTCTTGATGGACGTCCGGATGCCCGGCCGCGACGGGCTGAGCGCGACCGAGGAGATCCTCCGGTCCCCGGAACCGCCGCGGGTACTGGTGCTCACCACGTTCGACTCGGACGAGATGGTGCTGGGCGCGCTCCGGGTGGGCGCGCTCGGGTTCCTGCTCAAGGACACCCCGCCGCCGCGGATACTGGCGGCGATCCGGACGGTGGCGACCGGGGAACCCGCGCTGTCTCCCGCCGCCACGGCACGGCTGATCACCGCCGCCACCGGCCCGCGGTCCTCCGACGCGCGCCGGGCGTCCCGCGAGACGGCGGCCGGTCTGCTGGCCACCCTGACCGACCGCGAGCGCGAGACCGCGAACGCCATCGCGGAAGGGCTGTCCAACACCGACGTCGCGCGGAGGCTGGACATCACCGTCGCGACGGTCAAGGCCCACACCAGCAGCTTGCTCTCGAAACTCGGTGCGGAGAACCGGGTCCAGATCGCCCTGCTGGTCCGCGACGCGGAGGCCTGA